Proteins encoded within one genomic window of Micromonospora halotolerans:
- a CDS encoding AurF N-oxygenase family protein — translation MEGTSAGFPREAVATRLLAASVRTSYDPVVDIDWSAPHVPGAYWMPPQRSSLYGTALWEGMSEEQRIALTRHEVAGVASAGLWFETILMQMLIRHYYDADPTSRHAQYALTEVADECRHSIMFGRLIEALGCPVYRADPVDHLLGRWLKATATGPQMYAAILIAEEMLDAFQREAMADESIQPLIRMVSRIHVVEEARHVRFARDELARQVEAAGPVALGYARLVIGRAAYSITRRLVNPRAYAAVGIPPADGVAAARANPHWRATLRWSAQRIAEHLTELGLIAGPGRLLWRRAGLLAD, via the coding sequence ATGGAGGGGACGTCGGCCGGATTCCCGCGCGAGGCGGTGGCCACCCGCCTGCTCGCCGCCTCGGTGCGCACGAGCTATGACCCCGTCGTCGACATCGACTGGTCGGCGCCGCACGTCCCCGGGGCGTACTGGATGCCGCCGCAGCGCAGCAGCCTCTACGGCACCGCGCTGTGGGAGGGAATGAGCGAGGAGCAGCGGATCGCGCTGACCAGGCACGAGGTGGCCGGCGTGGCCAGCGCCGGGCTGTGGTTCGAGACGATCCTCATGCAGATGCTCATCCGGCACTACTACGACGCCGACCCGACCAGCCGGCACGCCCAGTACGCGCTCACCGAGGTCGCCGACGAGTGCCGGCACTCCATCATGTTCGGTCGGCTCATCGAGGCCCTCGGCTGCCCGGTCTACCGGGCCGACCCGGTCGACCACCTACTCGGGCGCTGGCTCAAGGCCACCGCCACCGGCCCGCAGATGTACGCGGCCATCCTCATCGCCGAGGAGATGCTCGACGCGTTCCAGCGGGAGGCCATGGCCGACGAGTCGATCCAGCCGCTGATCCGGATGGTGTCCCGGATCCACGTGGTCGAGGAGGCCCGGCACGTGCGTTTCGCCCGCGACGAGCTGGCCCGTCAGGTCGAGGCCGCCGGTCCGGTCGCGCTGGGCTACGCGCGGCTGGTGATCGGGCGGGCCGCGTACTCGATCACCCGCCGCCTGGTCAACCCGCGGGCCTACGCGGCCGTCGGCATCCCGCCGGCGGACGGGGTGGCCGCAGCCCGGGCGAACCCGCACTGGCGGGCCACGCTGCGCTGGTCGGCCCAGCGGATCGCCGAGCACCTCACCGAGCTGGGCCTGATCGCCGGTCCGGGCCGGCTGCTCTGGCGCCGCGCCGGCCTCCTGGCGGACTGA
- a CDS encoding response regulator transcription factor, whose amino-acid sequence MTAVLVIEDDDRIRLALLLALEEEGYSASGAATAEEGLRRQREDPADHVLVDLMLPGLDGFECIRRLRRDDDVPIVVVSARDDTHDIVAALEAGADDYVVKPVAIKELSARLRALRRRGRVVTDAVPAQVFGDLEISAEAGEVRRAGRPVAVTRTEFRLLCELAEHAGRVLSRQQLLRRVWGYETGDERLVDVHVGRLRQKIEPDPANPRHLVTLRGLGYKLQR is encoded by the coding sequence ATGACGGCCGTACTGGTGATCGAGGACGACGACCGCATCCGGCTCGCGCTGCTGCTCGCCCTGGAGGAGGAGGGCTATTCCGCGTCGGGGGCGGCCACCGCCGAGGAGGGGCTGCGCCGGCAGCGTGAGGACCCGGCCGACCACGTGCTGGTCGACCTCATGCTGCCCGGCCTCGACGGGTTCGAGTGCATCCGCCGGCTGCGCCGCGACGACGACGTCCCGATCGTGGTGGTCAGCGCCCGCGACGACACCCACGACATCGTCGCGGCGCTGGAGGCCGGCGCCGACGACTACGTGGTCAAGCCCGTGGCGATCAAGGAGCTGTCCGCCCGGCTGCGGGCCCTGCGCCGGCGCGGCCGGGTCGTGACGGACGCCGTCCCGGCCCAGGTCTTCGGTGACCTGGAGATCAGCGCCGAGGCCGGCGAGGTCCGCCGCGCGGGCCGGCCCGTCGCGGTGACCCGCACCGAGTTCCGGCTGCTCTGCGAGCTGGCCGAACACGCCGGCCGGGTGCTGTCCCGGCAGCAGCTGCTGCGCCGGGTCTGGGGGTACGAGACCGGCGACGAGCGCCTGGTCGACGTGCACGTGGGCCGGCTGCGGCAGAAGATCGAGCCGGACCCGGCCAACCCGCGGCACCTGGTCACCCTCCGCGGCCTCGGCTACAAGCTCCAGCGATGA
- a CDS encoding STAS domain-containing protein: MTVVPAEHLMLLICDGCGDSVTGTGCILPDAEVVWTLVFENGWVGSPFASGPHHCPRCGARATLHDGGLGVDDLDEVGGAPAVPEADSAERVRRALAEAATVGDRVLVDLTEVEVIDSAGLGLLVRAHQETRRDGRRLCLVAPSRFVRTVLHTMRLDGVFAVVDSRARALGGSVGPAPRRPAAPVESRERAEGARSS; this comes from the coding sequence GTGACGGTCGTACCCGCGGAGCACCTGATGCTGCTCATCTGCGACGGCTGCGGCGACAGCGTCACGGGCACCGGCTGCATCCTGCCGGATGCCGAGGTGGTCTGGACGCTGGTGTTCGAGAACGGCTGGGTCGGCTCCCCCTTCGCGTCCGGGCCGCACCACTGCCCCCGGTGCGGCGCGCGGGCCACCCTGCACGACGGCGGCCTCGGCGTCGACGACCTCGACGAGGTGGGCGGGGCGCCGGCCGTCCCCGAGGCCGACTCCGCCGAGCGGGTACGCCGGGCGCTGGCGGAGGCCGCCACGGTGGGCGACCGGGTGCTGGTCGACCTCACCGAGGTTGAGGTGATCGACTCGGCCGGGCTCGGGCTGCTGGTCCGGGCCCACCAGGAGACCCGGCGGGACGGGCGACGGCTGTGCCTGGTGGCGCCGTCCCGGTTCGTGCGCACCGTGCTGCACACGATGCGGCTGGACGGGGTCTTCGCGGTCGTCGACAGCCGGGCCCGGGCGCTGGGCGGGTCGGTCGGTCCGGCGCCGCGCCGTCCCGCGGCTCCGGTGGAGAGCCGAGAACGAGCCGAAGGAGCCCGCAGCTCGTGA
- a CDS encoding TetR/AcrR family transcriptional regulator, producing MRRTSTDVNAPGTPPEPAEPARSGRRDRWADHREQRRQELVGAAVQALLRHGPTVDMDQVAATAGVSKPVLYRYFADKAQLWLAVSEVVAARVVDAVAPAVERVREERALVEATIDAYLSIIESEPTLYRFLLHEAGHPGIQQVVTGTSRQVATGLARVIGDRLRALGLDAGPAEPWAYGLVGFVQAVGDWWATHGQPIRRAALTDYLTTLLWSGIEGVRRGADLPPELTRAHERIER from the coding sequence ATGCGACGCACCTCCACCGATGTCAATGCCCCGGGCACCCCGCCGGAGCCCGCCGAGCCCGCGCGCAGCGGCCGGCGCGACCGCTGGGCCGACCACCGCGAGCAGCGGCGGCAGGAGCTCGTCGGGGCCGCCGTGCAGGCGCTGCTGCGGCACGGGCCGACCGTCGACATGGATCAGGTGGCCGCCACGGCCGGGGTCAGCAAGCCGGTGCTCTACCGCTACTTCGCCGACAAGGCGCAGCTCTGGCTGGCCGTCAGCGAGGTGGTGGCGGCCCGGGTCGTCGACGCCGTGGCCCCCGCCGTCGAGCGGGTCCGCGAGGAGCGCGCGCTGGTCGAGGCCACCATCGACGCGTACCTGAGCATCATCGAGTCCGAGCCGACGCTCTACCGGTTCCTGCTGCACGAGGCCGGGCATCCCGGCATCCAGCAGGTGGTGACCGGCACGAGCCGGCAGGTGGCCACCGGCCTGGCCCGGGTCATCGGCGACCGGCTGCGCGCGCTCGGGCTCGACGCCGGCCCCGCCGAACCCTGGGCGTACGGGCTGGTCGGGTTCGTGCAGGCGGTCGGCGACTGGTGGGCCACGCACGGCCAGCCGATCCGCCGGGCCGCGCTCACCGACTACCTCACCACGCTGCTCTGGAGCGGCATCGAGGGCGTCCGGCGCGGCGCCGACCTGCCCCCCGAACTGACCCGCGCGCACGAGCGGATCGAGCGGTGA
- a CDS encoding sensor histidine kinase, whose protein sequence is MTRLGLRARVTAAFAVGALLLAAVMALFSYDLTRRSLLDERERAAVRAAYYDAAVVRSGLDTGTPDVVAVLRSLDTGSSRRPLLHLRDGWYARTADVGAGSVPVELQRLVADGQPAVQRVRLDGQPTLLVGVPLSGERGYYELTSLREVEGTFQVVGLALTAVAIMVAGAGAALGWYATRHSVRPLTAVADAAERIAAGDFATRLDPTTDPDLTRLSTSFNHMVDQLVRRIERDRRFAADVSHELRSPLQTLAAAASVLTRRREHQDARTATAAGLVADEVARFQRLVDDLIQLARTEQPAHRDTVDVAALARAACRERALPESLVEVVDGTPARWRVDRRRVEQILLNLLDNAVRYGGGPVAVRLGLHDGIGVLEVDDEGPGVPEADREVIFDRFVRGRAAHARAGTDGTGLGLALVAQHAAAHGGHAAVVDREPGARFRVELPGAGA, encoded by the coding sequence ATGACCCGCCTCGGACTGCGCGCCCGGGTCACCGCCGCGTTCGCCGTCGGCGCGTTGCTGCTCGCCGCCGTGATGGCCCTCTTCTCGTACGACCTGACCCGCCGCTCGCTGCTCGACGAGCGGGAGCGTGCGGCCGTCCGGGCCGCCTACTACGACGCCGCCGTGGTCCGCTCGGGGCTGGACACCGGGACCCCGGACGTGGTGGCGGTGCTGCGCTCGCTGGACACCGGCAGCAGCCGCCGTCCGCTGCTGCACCTGCGCGACGGCTGGTACGCCCGCACCGCCGACGTCGGTGCCGGCTCGGTCCCGGTGGAGCTGCAACGCCTGGTCGCGGACGGCCAGCCGGCCGTGCAGCGGGTCCGCCTCGACGGGCAGCCGACGCTGCTGGTCGGCGTCCCGCTCTCCGGTGAGCGGGGCTACTACGAGCTGACCTCCTTGCGCGAGGTCGAGGGAACCTTCCAGGTGGTCGGGCTGGCGCTGACCGCGGTGGCCATCATGGTGGCCGGGGCCGGCGCGGCCCTCGGCTGGTACGCGACGCGGCACAGCGTCCGGCCGCTCACCGCGGTCGCCGACGCCGCCGAGCGGATCGCCGCCGGCGACTTCGCCACCCGGCTCGACCCCACCACCGACCCGGACCTCACCCGGCTCTCCACCTCGTTCAACCACATGGTCGACCAGTTGGTGCGGCGGATCGAGCGGGACCGCCGGTTCGCCGCCGACGTGAGCCACGAGCTGCGCTCACCGTTGCAGACCCTGGCCGCCGCCGCGAGCGTGCTGACCCGCCGCCGGGAGCACCAGGACGCGCGGACCGCGACCGCGGCCGGACTCGTCGCCGACGAGGTGGCCCGGTTCCAGCGCCTGGTGGACGACCTGATCCAGCTGGCCCGCACCGAGCAGCCCGCGCACCGCGACACGGTCGACGTGGCCGCGCTGGCCCGCGCCGCCTGCCGCGAGCGGGCGCTGCCGGAGAGCCTCGTCGAGGTGGTCGACGGCACGCCGGCCCGGTGGCGTGTCGACCGGCGCCGGGTCGAGCAGATCCTGCTGAACCTGCTCGACAACGCCGTGCGCTACGGCGGCGGCCCGGTCGCCGTACGCCTCGGGCTGCACGACGGGATCGGCGTCCTGGAGGTCGACGACGAGGGACCGGGCGTGCCGGAGGCCGATCGGGAGGTCATCTTCGACCGCTTCGTCCGTGGCCGGGCCGCGCACGCCCGGGCCGGCACCGACGGCACCGGCCTCGGTCTCGCCCTGGTGGCCCAGCACGCCGCCGCGCACGGCGGGCACGCGGCCGTGGTGGACCGGGAGCCGGGCGCCCGGTTCCGGGTCGAGCTGCCGGGGGCGGGCGCATGA
- a CDS encoding BON domain-containing protein — protein sequence MSWPYPDFPFAGDGPPPDGADVRLAALVAQRLSIDWTTRRQQITVTAQNGVVILAGVVTDAETRRAAGELAWDVSGVFDVCNALRLRSGWRRGR from the coding sequence ATGTCCTGGCCGTACCCCGACTTCCCGTTCGCCGGCGACGGGCCCCCGCCCGACGGCGCGGACGTGCGGCTCGCCGCCCTGGTGGCGCAGCGGTTGAGCATCGACTGGACCACCCGGCGCCAGCAGATCACGGTCACGGCGCAGAACGGGGTGGTGATCCTGGCCGGGGTGGTGACCGACGCGGAGACCCGGCGGGCGGCCGGCGAGCTGGCCTGGGACGTCTCCGGGGTGTTCGACGTCTGCAACGCGCTCCGGCTGCGCTCCGGGTGGCGCCGGGGCCGCTGA
- a CDS encoding GerMN domain-containing protein, with product MTRRLLPVLIAAALLGGCGVPVDDEPRPVRPPAGGFPTPAGTATAEPDGRVDEPLCFVRGDGLAAVTRRVDGLPGVDTHLQHLLAGPDSAERDRGLATALPGTVAVAGATLAGTVVTVDVRQAGEETGRNDEVLAFGQIVCTLTQRPDVDSVAFRRDGQPLEVPRADGNVSSLPLTAADYRPLLDR from the coding sequence ATGACCCGGCGGCTGCTCCCGGTGCTGATCGCCGCGGCCCTGCTGGGCGGCTGCGGGGTGCCGGTCGACGACGAGCCCCGCCCGGTGCGGCCGCCGGCGGGCGGCTTCCCGACCCCGGCGGGCACCGCGACGGCCGAGCCGGACGGGCGGGTGGACGAGCCGCTCTGCTTCGTCCGGGGCGACGGGCTGGCGGCGGTCACCCGCCGGGTCGACGGCCTACCGGGGGTGGACACCCATCTGCAGCACCTGCTGGCCGGGCCGGACAGCGCGGAGCGGGACCGCGGGCTGGCCACCGCCCTGCCCGGCACGGTAGCCGTGGCCGGGGCCACCCTCGCCGGCACCGTGGTGACCGTCGACGTGCGGCAGGCCGGCGAGGAGACCGGCCGCAACGACGAGGTCCTCGCCTTCGGGCAGATCGTCTGCACACTGACCCAGCGCCCCGACGTGGACAGCGTCGCGTTCCGCCGGGACGGGCAGCCGCTGGAGGTGCCCCGGGCCGACGGGAACGTCTCGTCGCTGCCTCTCACCGCCGCCGACTACCGGCCGTTGCTGGACCGCTGA
- a CDS encoding DUF4873 domain-containing protein, translating into MSWQGPAEIAGTPVRLHASGRWEPVDGRYHWAGRIEPEPRMLRLLRSGRRDVEVRVGERVARGRLAEADPWGGVRITGVGAPPWPPDAEED; encoded by the coding sequence GTGAGCTGGCAGGGCCCGGCGGAGATCGCCGGCACCCCGGTCCGGCTGCACGCGAGCGGCCGCTGGGAACCGGTCGACGGGCGCTACCACTGGGCCGGGCGGATCGAGCCGGAGCCCCGCATGCTGCGGCTGCTCCGCTCCGGCCGGCGCGACGTCGAGGTCCGGGTCGGCGAGCGGGTCGCCCGGGGCCGGCTCGCCGAGGCCGACCCGTGGGGCGGGGTACGGATCACCGGCGTGGGCGCCCCGCCATGGCCGCCCGACGCCGAGGAGGACTGA
- a CDS encoding SigB/SigF/SigG family RNA polymerase sigma factor, which yields MTTTTIAPTTTGEVHRTAVTGEETRASELIAALAELPEGHPGRPALRNQVIEAWLPLANHLAARYSGRGEPAGDLAQTAALGLIKAVDRFDASRGVDFAGFAIPTILGEIKRHFRDRTWNIRVPRRLQELRLRISEANSTLTQTLNRAPTVADIASHLDVTEEEVLEGLEGARAYNAVSLSTPIGDGDSATELGDTIGTEDNEYELAELRASLGPALATLDEREQKILTLRFYGNLTQSEIAARVGVSQMHVSRLLARALTKLRGQLTEA from the coding sequence ATGACCACGACGACCATCGCGCCGACCACGACCGGCGAGGTGCACCGCACGGCGGTGACCGGCGAGGAGACCCGGGCCAGCGAGCTGATCGCCGCCCTGGCCGAGCTGCCCGAGGGCCACCCCGGGCGCCCGGCCCTGCGCAACCAGGTCATCGAGGCGTGGCTGCCGCTGGCCAACCACCTCGCCGCCCGCTACAGCGGCCGCGGCGAGCCGGCCGGCGACCTGGCCCAGACCGCGGCCCTCGGCCTGATCAAGGCCGTGGACCGGTTCGACGCCTCCCGGGGCGTGGACTTCGCGGGCTTCGCCATCCCGACCATCCTGGGTGAGATCAAGCGGCACTTCCGCGACCGCACCTGGAACATCCGGGTCCCGCGCCGCCTCCAGGAGCTGCGGCTGCGCATCTCCGAGGCGAACAGCACGCTGACCCAGACCCTCAACCGGGCCCCGACGGTCGCCGACATCGCCAGCCACCTCGACGTCACCGAGGAAGAGGTGCTCGAGGGCCTGGAGGGCGCTCGCGCCTACAACGCCGTCTCGCTCTCCACCCCGATCGGTGACGGCGACAGCGCCACCGAGCTGGGCGACACCATCGGCACCGAGGACAACGAGTACGAGCTGGCCGAGCTGCGCGCCTCCCTCGGCCCGGCGCTCGCCACCCTCGACGAGCGTGAGCAGAAGATCCTCACCCTGCGCTTCTACGGCAACCTGACCCAGAGCGAGATCGCCGCCCGGGTCGGCGTGTCCCAGATGCACGTGTCCCGGCTGCTCGCCCGCGCGCTGACCAAGCTGCGAGGCCAGCTCACCGAGGCCTGA
- a CDS encoding HAMP domain-containing protein has product MADPDLRQLLAGLTAVRDGDFGTRLPEDADGLLGEIATVFNGMVDQLSLFTSEVTRVAREVGTEGQLGGQADVPGVSGTWKDLTDSVNAMAGNLTDQVRDIAEVATAVARGDLSQKITVDVRGEILELKVTINTMVDQLSSFADEVTRVAREVGSEGRLGGQAEVPGVAGTWRDLTDSVNFMAGNLTSQVRNIAQVTTAVARGDLSQKITVDARGEILELKSTINTMVDQLSSFADEVTRVAREVGTDGRLGGQAQVSGVAGTWRDLTDSVNSMAVNLTDQVRSIAQVATAVARGDLSQKITVTAHGEILELKNTINTMVDQLSSFADEVTRVAREVGTEGRLGGQADVKGVSGTWKDLTESVNVMADNLTAQVRSIAEVTTAVAKGDLTQKIRVDARGEILALKETINTMVDQLSAFADEVTRVAREVGTEGRLGGQARVSNVAGTWKDLTDNVNEMANNLTNQVRSIALVATAVAQGDLSRQITVEAKGEVAVLAQTINTMVGTLSAFADEVTRVAREVGTEGQLGGQARVPNVAGTWKDLTDNVNSMANNLTGQVRNIAQVTTAVAQGDLTKKIDVDARGEILELKTTINTMVDQLSSFAAEVTRVAREVGSEGRLGGQAEVEGVSGTWKRLTENVNELAGNLTRQVRAIAEVTSAVATGDLTRSITVDASGEVAELKDNINSMVESLRETTRTNQEQDWLKTNLARISGLMQGHRDLEVVAGLVMNELAPLVSAQLGTFLLVDDTADGRGLRVVGGYGHDAARRRYALGDSLVGQAALSKRAIVVDAVPADYVTVSSSLGAAVPLHLVVLPILFEDQVLGVIELASMGRFTDVQRDFLEQLTETIGVNVNTIVANARTDVLLTESQRLAAELQARSEELQARSEELQSSNAELEEKAALLARQNHDIETKNSEIEQARQELEARAQQLALASKYKSEFLANMSHELRTPLNSLLILAQLLAQNPNRNLTPKQVEYATVIHSAGADLLQLINDILDLSKVEAGKMDINPETFELSTLRDYVDATFRPLTTPRGLELDLVTGPDVPARLHTDEQRLRQVLRNLVSNAVKFTEKGRVQLRIERARPDELPAGMPPAETVIAFRVVDTGIGIAEQHLTAIFDAFQQADGTTSRRYGGTGLGLSISREIARLLGGQITAESVLGQGSTFTLYLPATATAPLPETGPGAPALLAAPLESEARRWVEQQQRRVLVLEPHEKGLLTLLARGVAAEIGGPVEVSTALDVEAAVDALARHRHHLLVVQLDAGDERGTALLRALHEHPGLRGLPVLAYHGQPLAAGQDTLLQGMATGRPLEILGSLDELRERIVLHLTADAPERVPSLTAPAADRGPVADPAVRELSGRKVLVVDDDARNVFALTNILELHGMDVVYAENGRKGIETLMRHDDIDLVLMDVMMPEMDGYAATAAIRAMPRYADLPIIAVTAKAMRGDREKSISSGASDYVTKPVDAEDLLTCIHRWLTS; this is encoded by the coding sequence GTGGCCGACCCGGACCTCCGGCAGCTGCTGGCCGGTCTCACCGCGGTCCGGGACGGCGACTTCGGCACCCGCCTGCCGGAGGACGCCGACGGGCTGCTCGGCGAGATCGCCACCGTCTTCAACGGCATGGTCGACCAGCTCTCCCTGTTCACCTCCGAGGTCACCCGGGTGGCCCGGGAGGTCGGCACCGAGGGGCAGCTCGGCGGCCAGGCCGACGTGCCCGGCGTCTCGGGTACGTGGAAGGACCTGACCGATTCGGTCAACGCGATGGCCGGCAACCTGACCGACCAGGTGCGCGACATCGCCGAGGTGGCCACGGCGGTGGCCCGGGGTGACCTGTCGCAGAAGATCACCGTCGATGTGCGCGGCGAGATCCTGGAGCTGAAGGTCACCATCAACACGATGGTGGACCAGCTCTCGTCGTTCGCCGACGAGGTGACCCGGGTGGCCCGGGAGGTCGGCAGCGAGGGCCGCCTGGGCGGGCAGGCCGAGGTGCCCGGCGTCGCCGGCACCTGGCGCGACCTGACCGACTCGGTGAACTTCATGGCCGGCAACCTGACCAGCCAGGTGCGCAACATCGCCCAGGTGACCACGGCCGTGGCGCGCGGTGACCTGTCGCAGAAGATCACCGTCGACGCCCGGGGCGAGATCCTGGAGCTCAAGAGCACCATCAACACGATGGTGGACCAGCTCTCGTCGTTCGCCGACGAGGTGACCCGGGTGGCCCGGGAGGTCGGCACCGACGGCCGGCTCGGCGGGCAGGCCCAGGTCAGCGGCGTCGCCGGCACCTGGCGCGACCTGACCGACTCGGTGAACTCGATGGCCGTCAACCTCACCGACCAGGTGCGCAGCATCGCCCAGGTGGCCACGGCGGTGGCCCGGGGCGACCTGTCCCAGAAGATCACCGTCACCGCGCACGGCGAGATCCTGGAGTTGAAGAACACCATCAACACGATGGTGGACCAGCTCTCGTCGTTCGCCGACGAGGTGACCCGGGTGGCCCGGGAGGTCGGCACCGAGGGTCGCCTCGGCGGCCAGGCCGACGTCAAGGGCGTCTCCGGCACCTGGAAGGACCTCACCGAGTCGGTGAACGTCATGGCCGACAACCTCACCGCCCAGGTCCGCAGCATCGCCGAGGTCACCACCGCGGTCGCCAAGGGCGACCTGACGCAGAAGATCCGCGTCGACGCCCGGGGCGAGATCCTCGCCCTGAAGGAAACCATCAACACGATGGTCGACCAGCTCTCCGCGTTCGCCGACGAGGTGACCCGGGTGGCCCGCGAGGTGGGCACCGAGGGCCGGCTCGGCGGTCAGGCCCGGGTCTCCAACGTGGCCGGCACCTGGAAGGACCTGACCGACAACGTCAACGAGATGGCGAACAACCTGACCAACCAGGTGCGCTCCATCGCGTTGGTCGCCACCGCCGTCGCCCAGGGCGACCTGAGCCGGCAGATCACCGTCGAGGCCAAGGGCGAGGTCGCCGTGCTCGCCCAGACCATCAACACGATGGTCGGCACGCTCAGCGCGTTCGCCGACGAGGTGACCCGGGTGGCCCGGGAGGTCGGCACCGAGGGGCAGCTGGGCGGCCAGGCCCGGGTGCCGAACGTGGCCGGCACGTGGAAGGACCTGACCGACAACGTCAACTCGATGGCGAACAACCTCACCGGCCAGGTGCGCAACATCGCCCAGGTCACGACCGCGGTGGCGCAGGGTGACCTCACCAAGAAGATCGACGTCGACGCCCGCGGCGAGATCCTGGAACTCAAGACCACGATCAACACGATGGTCGACCAGCTCTCCAGCTTCGCGGCCGAGGTGACCCGGGTGGCCCGGGAGGTCGGCAGCGAGGGCCGCCTCGGCGGCCAGGCCGAGGTCGAGGGCGTCTCCGGCACCTGGAAGCGGCTCACCGAGAACGTCAACGAGCTGGCCGGGAACCTGACCCGGCAGGTGCGGGCCATCGCCGAGGTGACCAGCGCGGTCGCCACCGGCGACCTGACCCGCTCGATCACGGTCGACGCCTCCGGCGAGGTCGCCGAACTGAAGGACAACATCAACTCCATGGTGGAGTCGCTGCGCGAGACCACCCGGACCAACCAGGAACAGGACTGGCTCAAGACCAACCTGGCCCGGATCTCCGGCCTCATGCAGGGCCACCGCGACCTGGAGGTGGTCGCCGGCCTGGTGATGAACGAGCTGGCCCCGCTGGTCTCCGCGCAGCTCGGCACGTTCCTGCTGGTCGACGACACCGCCGACGGTCGGGGCCTGCGGGTGGTCGGCGGCTACGGCCACGACGCCGCCCGCCGCCGGTACGCCCTCGGCGACTCGTTGGTCGGGCAGGCCGCGCTGAGCAAGCGGGCCATCGTGGTGGACGCCGTGCCGGCCGACTACGTCACCGTCTCGTCCAGCCTGGGCGCGGCCGTGCCGCTGCACCTGGTGGTGCTGCCGATCCTCTTCGAGGACCAGGTCCTCGGCGTCATCGAGCTGGCCAGCATGGGCCGGTTCACCGACGTCCAGCGGGACTTCCTGGAGCAGCTCACCGAGACCATCGGCGTCAACGTCAACACCATCGTCGCCAACGCCCGCACCGACGTGCTGCTGACCGAGTCGCAGCGGCTGGCGGCCGAACTCCAGGCCCGCTCCGAGGAGCTGCAGGCCCGCTCCGAGGAACTCCAGAGCTCCAACGCCGAGCTGGAGGAGAAGGCCGCCCTGCTGGCCCGCCAGAACCACGACATCGAGACGAAGAACTCCGAGATCGAGCAGGCCCGCCAGGAACTGGAGGCCCGCGCCCAGCAGCTCGCGCTCGCCTCGAAGTACAAGTCGGAGTTCCTCGCCAACATGAGCCACGAGCTGCGTACGCCGCTGAACTCGCTGCTCATCCTGGCCCAGCTGCTGGCCCAGAACCCCAACCGCAACCTCACCCCGAAGCAGGTGGAGTACGCCACCGTCATCCACTCGGCCGGCGCCGACCTGCTCCAGCTCATCAACGACATCCTCGACCTGTCGAAGGTCGAGGCCGGCAAGATGGACATCAACCCGGAGACGTTCGAGCTGTCCACCCTGCGCGACTACGTCGACGCCACGTTCCGCCCGCTCACCACGCCGCGCGGTCTGGAGCTGGACCTGGTCACCGGCCCGGACGTGCCGGCCCGGCTGCACACCGACGAGCAGCGGCTGCGGCAGGTGCTGCGCAACCTGGTCTCCAACGCGGTCAAGTTCACCGAGAAGGGCCGGGTGCAGCTGCGCATCGAGCGGGCCCGCCCGGACGAGCTGCCGGCCGGGATGCCGCCGGCGGAGACGGTCATCGCGTTCCGCGTGGTCGACACCGGCATCGGCATCGCCGAGCAGCACCTGACCGCCATCTTCGACGCGTTCCAGCAGGCCGACGGCACGACCAGCCGGCGCTACGGCGGCACCGGCCTGGGCCTGTCCATCAGCCGGGAGATCGCCCGGCTGCTCGGCGGGCAGATCACCGCGGAGAGCGTCCTCGGTCAGGGCAGCACCTTCACCCTCTACCTGCCCGCCACGGCCACCGCGCCGCTGCCCGAGACCGGCCCCGGCGCTCCGGCCCTACTGGCGGCACCGCTGGAGTCGGAGGCCCGGCGCTGGGTGGAGCAGCAGCAGCGGCGGGTGCTGGTGCTCGAACCGCACGAGAAAGGGCTGCTCACCCTGCTGGCGCGCGGGGTGGCCGCGGAGATCGGCGGCCCGGTCGAGGTGTCCACCGCGCTGGACGTCGAGGCGGCCGTCGACGCGCTCGCCCGGCACCGCCACCACCTGCTCGTCGTGCAGCTCGACGCGGGCGACGAGCGCGGCACCGCGCTGCTCAGGGCGCTGCACGAGCACCCCGGGCTGCGCGGCCTGCCGGTGCTCGCGTACCACGGGCAGCCGCTCGCGGCGGGGCAGGACACCCTGCTCCAGGGCATGGCCACGGGCCGCCCGCTGGAGATCCTCGGCAGCCTCGACGAGCTGCGGGAGCGGATCGTGCTGCACCTGACGGCGGACGCCCCGGAGCGGGTGCCGTCGCTCACGGCGCCGGCCGCGGACCGCGGCCCGGTCGCTGACCCGGCGGTCCGGGAACTGTCCGGCCGCAAGGTGCTCGTGGTGGACGACGACGCCCGCAACGTCTTCGCCCTGACCAACATCCTCGAACTGCACGGCATGGACGTGGTCTACGCGGAGAACGGGCGCAAGGGCATCGAGACGCTGATGCGGCACGACGACATCGACCTGGTGCTGATGGACGTGATGATGCCCGAGATGGACGGGTACGCGGCCACCGCCGCGATCCGCGCCATGCCCCGCTACGCGGACCTGCCGATCATCGCGGTGACCGCGAAGGCGATGCGCGGGGACCGGGAGAAGAGCATCTCCTCCGGCGCCAGCGACTACGTCACCAAGCCGGTCGACGCGGAGGACCTGCTCACCTGCATCCACCGCTGGCTGACGAGCTGA